One genomic window of Terriglobales bacterium includes the following:
- a CDS encoding YbhB/YbcL family Raf kinase inhibitor-like protein: MLRLTSLLLLAAFQFAAQKGATMPFSLQSSAFKEGADIPRQYTCEGADVSPALAWSEPPSKTQTFALIADDPDAPVGTWVHWVAWNIPATARQLPENVSKTAELAGGGHQGTNDFRKTGYGGPCPPPGKAHRYFFKLYALDAKLELKPGATKKDLEQAMKGHILAETQLMGKYQRGR; this comes from the coding sequence ATGCTCCGTCTCACCTCCCTTCTTCTCCTGGCCGCATTCCAGTTCGCCGCCCAGAAAGGAGCGACCATGCCTTTTTCCCTGCAATCCAGCGCCTTCAAAGAGGGCGCCGACATCCCTCGCCAGTACACCTGCGAAGGCGCCGATGTTTCTCCCGCGCTCGCCTGGAGCGAACCGCCGTCGAAGACCCAGACCTTCGCGCTGATCGCCGATGATCCCGATGCCCCCGTCGGCACCTGGGTGCACTGGGTGGCGTGGAACATTCCGGCCACCGCGCGACAGCTGCCCGAGAACGTCTCCAAGACCGCCGAGCTCGCGGGCGGCGGACACCAGGGCACCAATGATTTCCGGAAGACCGGGTACGGCGGCCCTTGCCCTCCGCCGGGAAAGGCGCACCGCTACTTCTTCAAGCTCTACGCTCTGGACGCGAAACTCGAACTGAAGCCCGGCGCCACCAAGAAGGACCTGGAGCAGGCGATGAAGGGCCACATCCTGGCGGAGACCCAGTTGATGGGCAAGTACCAGCGGGGCCGCTGA